A genomic stretch from Ficedula albicollis isolate OC2 chromosome 4A, FicAlb1.5, whole genome shotgun sequence includes:
- the BTK gene encoding tyrosine-protein kinase BTK isoform X2 — translation MASVILESIFLKRSQQKKKTSPLNFKKRLFLLTESKLSYYEYDFERGRRGSKKGSVDIEKITCVETVAPENNPPPERQVPRKGEDYNNMEQISIIERFPYPFQVVYDEGPLYIFSPTEELRKRWIHQLKSGLKVGRSHRKTKKPLPPTPEEDQMVMKPLPPEPAPSTAGEMKKVVALYNYEPMNAQDLQLQKGEEYFILEESHLPWWKALDKNGREGYIPSNYVTETRNSLEIFEWYSKNITRSQAEQLLKQEGKEGGFIVRDSTSKTGKYTVSVYAKSSVDPQGTIRHYVVCCTPQNQYYLAEKHLFNSIPELITYHQHNSAGLISRLKYPVSQHKKSAPSTAGLGYGSWEIDPKDLTFLKELGTGQFGVVKYGKWRGQYNVAIKMIREGSMSEEEFIDEAKVMMNLSHEKLVQLYGVCTKQRPIFIITEYMANGCLLNFLRETRQRFQPAELLEMCKDVCEAMEYLESKQFLHRDLAARNCLVNDQGIVKVSDFGLSRYVLDDEYTSSMGSKFPVRWSPPEVLLYSKFSSKSDVWSFGVLMWEVYSLGKMPYERFNNSETTEHVIQGLRLYRPQAASERVYAIMYSCWREKPEERPTFTALLGSILDIADEEC, via the exons ATGGCCAGCGTCATCCTGGAGAGCATCTTCCTGAAGCGCTCgcagcagaagaagaaaacGTCTCCCCTCAACTTCAAGAAGCGCCTGTTCCTGCTGACAGAGAGCAAGCTGTCCTACTACGAGTATGACTTTGAGCGGGGG CGCCGGGGCAGTAAGAAGGGCTCTGTGGACATTGAGAAGATCACCTGTGTGGAGACAGTGGCACCTGAAAACAACCCTCCCCCTGAGCGGCAGGTCCCG AGGAAAGGGGAGGATTACAACAACATGGAGCAGATCTCAATCATCGAACGGTTTCCCTACCCCTTCCAG GTGGTCTATGACGAGGGGCCCCTCTACATCTTCTCCCCGACGGAGGAGCTGCGCAAGCGCTGGATCCATCAGCTGAAGAGCG GTTTGAAAGTCGGGCGGTCGCATCGCAAGACAAAGAAGCCGCTTCCCCCAACTCCTGAGGAGGACCAG ATGGTGATGAAGCCTCTGCCTCCCgagccagcccccagcacagcaggggagATGAAGAAGGTGGTGGCTCTCTACAACTACGAGCCGATGAACGCGCAggacctgcagctgcagaagggcGAGGAGTACTTCATCCTGGAGGAGAGCCACCTGCCCTGGTGGAAGGCCCTTGACAAGAACGG gagggaaggataCATCCCCAGCAATTACGTCACTGAAACCAGAAATTCCCTGGAGATCTTTGA GTGGTACTCAAAGAATATCACTCGGAGCCAGGcggagcagctgctgaaacagGAG GGTAAGGAAGGGGGCTTCATTGTCCGAGATTCCACCAGCAAGACAGGGAAATACACTGTCTCCGTCTATGCCAAGTCCTCGGT AGACCCCCAAGGCACGATCCGCCACTATGTCGTCTGCTGCACCCCCCAGAATCAGTATTACCTGGCAGAAAAACACCTCTTCAACAGCATCCCAGAGCTTATCACGTACCACCAGCACAATTCTGCAG ggCTCATCTCCAGACTGAAGTACCCCGTGTCTCAGCACAAGAAAAGTGCTCCTTCCACTGCTGGCCTTGGCTATG GGTCATGGGAGATCGACCCCAAGGACCTGACCTTCCTGAAGGAGCTCGGGACGGGGCAGTTTGGCGTGGTGAAGTATGGGAAATGGAGAGGCCAGTACAACGTTGCCATCAAGATGATCAGGGAGGGCTCCATGTCAGAGGAGGAGTTTATTGACGAAGCCAAAGTCATGAT GAACCTGTCTCATGAGAAGCTGGTGCAGCTCTACGGGGTCTGCACTAAGCAGCGTCCCATCTTCATCATCACCGAGTACATGGCCAACGGCTGCCTCCTGAACTTCCTGAGGGAAACACGGCAGCGCTTCCAGCCTGCCGAGCTGCTGGAGATGTGCAAGGATGTCTGTGAAGCTATGGAGTACCTGGAATCCAAGCAGTTCCTGCACAGAGACCTG GCTGCTCGAAACTGTTTGGTGAATGACCAAGGAATTGTGAAAGTATCAGATTTTGGTCTTTCCAG gtaCGTGCTAGATGATGAGTACACAAGCTCCATGGGCTCCAAGTTTCCAGTGCGGTGGTCTCCCCCTGAAGTGCTGCTGTACAGCAAGTTCAGCAGCAAGTCTGACGTCTGGTCCTTTG GCGTCCTGATGTGGGAAGTTTACTCCCTGGGAAAGATGCCTTACGAGAGGTTTAACAACAGCGAGACAACGGAGCACGTCATCCAAGGGCTGCGCCTGTACCGGCCGCAGGCGGCCTCGGAGCGGGTCTATGCCATCATGTACAGCTGCTGGCGAGAG AAGCCTGAGGAGCGCCCCACCTTCACCGCGCTGCTGGGCAGCATCCTGGACATCGCTGACGAGGAGTGCTGA
- the LOC101820998 gene encoding magnesium transporter NIPA2-like isoform X2 — protein sequence MLTGVSLAVGVGEAANFAAYAFAPATLVTPLGALSVLVSAVLSSIFLNEQLNVHGKIGCMLSILGSTVMVIHAPQEEEVSSLESMAEKLKDPGFIAFAVCVLVSSLLLIFVAGPRYGQSNVLVYVLVCSAIGSLSVSCVKGLGIALKELFSGKPVLKEPLGWVLLVCLVICISTQINYLNKALDIFNTSVVTPIYYVLFTTAVMMCSAILFKEWQHMVLDNIIGSISGFLTIVSGIFLLHAFRDLPFTPTLLPLFLQPGRADPHPPWSSADRHQSCQHQPLLPSEDKGSQSAEEEEEEK from the exons ATGCTCACAGGCGTTTCTCTTGCAGTGGGAGTTGGAGAAGCTGCAAATTTCGCTGCCTATGCCTTTGCCCCTGCAACACTGGTAACTCCACTGGGTGCTCTGAGTGTCCTTGTTAG tgcAGTTCTGTCTTCCATCTTCCTGAATGAGCAGCTGAATGTTCACGGGAAGATTGGCTGCATGCTGAGTATCCTGGGCTCCACTGTGATGGTGATCCATGCTCCACAGGAAGAAGAGGTTTCCAGCCTGGAGTCAAtggcagagaagctgaaagATCCAG gCTTCATTGCGTTTGCTGTGTGTGTCCTGGTGAGCTCCCTTCTGCTCATCTTTGTGGCTGGACCCCGTTATGGACAGAGCAACGTCCTGGTTTATGTTTTGGTCTGCTCTGCCATTGGCTCACTGTCCGTATCCTGCGTCAAAGGCCTGGGGATTGCCCTGAAAGAACTGTTCTCTGGGAAGCCAGTCCTGAAGGAacccctgggctgggtgctCCTGGTGTGCCTGGTGATCTGCATCAGCACTCAGATCAACTATCTGAACAAAGCCCTGGACATTTTCAACACCTCTGTGGTCACACCCATTTACTACGTGCTCTTCACCACAGCAGTCATGATGTGCTCAGCCATCCTCTTCAAGGAGTGGCAGCACATGGTGCTGGACAACATCATCGGCTCCATCAGCGGCTTCCTCACCATCGTGTCCGGCATCTTCCTCCTGCACGCCTTCAGGGACCTGCCCTTcacccccaccctgctgcccctcttcctgcagccaggcagggcagacCCACACCCACCCTGGAGCAGTGCAGACAGACATCAGTCCTGTCAGCAccagcctctgctgccctcAGAGGACAAGGGCTCTCAgagtgcagaggaggaggaggaggagaagtga
- the BTK gene encoding tyrosine-protein kinase BTK isoform X1, whose product MASVILESIFLKRSQQKKKTSPLNFKKRLFLLTESKLSYYEYDFERGRRGSKKGSVDIEKITCVETVAPENNPPPERQVPRKGEDYNNMEQISIIERFPYPFQVVYDEGPLYIFSPTEELRKRWIHQLKSVIRYNSDLVQKYHPCFWIDGQYLCCSQTAKNAMGCQILESRNGSLKVGRSHRKTKKPLPPTPEEDQMVMKPLPPEPAPSTAGEMKKVVALYNYEPMNAQDLQLQKGEEYFILEESHLPWWKALDKNGREGYIPSNYVTETRNSLEIFEWYSKNITRSQAEQLLKQEGKEGGFIVRDSTSKTGKYTVSVYAKSSVDPQGTIRHYVVCCTPQNQYYLAEKHLFNSIPELITYHQHNSAGLISRLKYPVSQHKKSAPSTAGLGYGSWEIDPKDLTFLKELGTGQFGVVKYGKWRGQYNVAIKMIREGSMSEEEFIDEAKVMMNLSHEKLVQLYGVCTKQRPIFIITEYMANGCLLNFLRETRQRFQPAELLEMCKDVCEAMEYLESKQFLHRDLAARNCLVNDQGIVKVSDFGLSRYVLDDEYTSSMGSKFPVRWSPPEVLLYSKFSSKSDVWSFGVLMWEVYSLGKMPYERFNNSETTEHVIQGLRLYRPQAASERVYAIMYSCWREKPEERPTFTALLGSILDIADEEC is encoded by the exons ATGGCCAGCGTCATCCTGGAGAGCATCTTCCTGAAGCGCTCgcagcagaagaagaaaacGTCTCCCCTCAACTTCAAGAAGCGCCTGTTCCTGCTGACAGAGAGCAAGCTGTCCTACTACGAGTATGACTTTGAGCGGGGG CGCCGGGGCAGTAAGAAGGGCTCTGTGGACATTGAGAAGATCACCTGTGTGGAGACAGTGGCACCTGAAAACAACCCTCCCCCTGAGCGGCAGGTCCCG AGGAAAGGGGAGGATTACAACAACATGGAGCAGATCTCAATCATCGAACGGTTTCCCTACCCCTTCCAG GTGGTCTATGACGAGGGGCCCCTCTACATCTTCTCCCCGACGGAGGAGCTGCGCAAGCGCTGGATCCATCAGCTGAAGAGCG tgATTCGGTACAACAGCGACCTGGTCCAGAAGTACCACCCCTGCTTCTGGATCGACGGCCAGtacctgtgctgctcccagacagCCAAGAACGCCATGGGCTGCCAGAttctggagagcaggaatggcA GTTTGAAAGTCGGGCGGTCGCATCGCAAGACAAAGAAGCCGCTTCCCCCAACTCCTGAGGAGGACCAG ATGGTGATGAAGCCTCTGCCTCCCgagccagcccccagcacagcaggggagATGAAGAAGGTGGTGGCTCTCTACAACTACGAGCCGATGAACGCGCAggacctgcagctgcagaagggcGAGGAGTACTTCATCCTGGAGGAGAGCCACCTGCCCTGGTGGAAGGCCCTTGACAAGAACGG gagggaaggataCATCCCCAGCAATTACGTCACTGAAACCAGAAATTCCCTGGAGATCTTTGA GTGGTACTCAAAGAATATCACTCGGAGCCAGGcggagcagctgctgaaacagGAG GGTAAGGAAGGGGGCTTCATTGTCCGAGATTCCACCAGCAAGACAGGGAAATACACTGTCTCCGTCTATGCCAAGTCCTCGGT AGACCCCCAAGGCACGATCCGCCACTATGTCGTCTGCTGCACCCCCCAGAATCAGTATTACCTGGCAGAAAAACACCTCTTCAACAGCATCCCAGAGCTTATCACGTACCACCAGCACAATTCTGCAG ggCTCATCTCCAGACTGAAGTACCCCGTGTCTCAGCACAAGAAAAGTGCTCCTTCCACTGCTGGCCTTGGCTATG GGTCATGGGAGATCGACCCCAAGGACCTGACCTTCCTGAAGGAGCTCGGGACGGGGCAGTTTGGCGTGGTGAAGTATGGGAAATGGAGAGGCCAGTACAACGTTGCCATCAAGATGATCAGGGAGGGCTCCATGTCAGAGGAGGAGTTTATTGACGAAGCCAAAGTCATGAT GAACCTGTCTCATGAGAAGCTGGTGCAGCTCTACGGGGTCTGCACTAAGCAGCGTCCCATCTTCATCATCACCGAGTACATGGCCAACGGCTGCCTCCTGAACTTCCTGAGGGAAACACGGCAGCGCTTCCAGCCTGCCGAGCTGCTGGAGATGTGCAAGGATGTCTGTGAAGCTATGGAGTACCTGGAATCCAAGCAGTTCCTGCACAGAGACCTG GCTGCTCGAAACTGTTTGGTGAATGACCAAGGAATTGTGAAAGTATCAGATTTTGGTCTTTCCAG gtaCGTGCTAGATGATGAGTACACAAGCTCCATGGGCTCCAAGTTTCCAGTGCGGTGGTCTCCCCCTGAAGTGCTGCTGTACAGCAAGTTCAGCAGCAAGTCTGACGTCTGGTCCTTTG GCGTCCTGATGTGGGAAGTTTACTCCCTGGGAAAGATGCCTTACGAGAGGTTTAACAACAGCGAGACAACGGAGCACGTCATCCAAGGGCTGCGCCTGTACCGGCCGCAGGCGGCCTCGGAGCGGGTCTATGCCATCATGTACAGCTGCTGGCGAGAG AAGCCTGAGGAGCGCCCCACCTTCACCGCGCTGCTGGGCAGCATCCTGGACATCGCTGACGAGGAGTGCTGA
- the TIMM8A gene encoding mitochondrial import inner membrane translocase subunit Tim8 A: MDAPSAGLGGADPQLQRFIEVETQKQRFQQLVHQMTELCWEKCMDKPGPKLDSRAETCFVNCVERFIDTSQFILNRLEQTQKSKSAFSESLSD, from the exons ATGGACGCGCCGTCCGCCGGGCTGGGCGGGGCCGACCCCCAGCTCCAGCGCTTCATCGAGGTGGAGACGCAGAAGCAGCGCTTCCAGCAGCTGGTGCACCAGATGACCGAGCTGTGCTGG GAGAAGTGCATGGACAAGCCGGGCCCCAAGCTGGACAGCCGGGCTGAGACGTGCTTCGTCAACTGCGTGGAGCGCTTCATCGACACGAGCCAGTTCATCCTGAACCGGCTGGAGCAGACGCAGAAGTCCAAGTCGGCCTTCTCGGAGAGCCTGTCCGACTGA